In the genome of Zonotrichia albicollis isolate bZonAlb1 chromosome 7, bZonAlb1.hap1, whole genome shotgun sequence, the window cCCATTGTCTGGGGGGTTTTAGGGCTCCTGCTTCTCCCATTTCTGGAGTTGGGGCTTTGCTGGGTGGTGGGGTTGTGGGTGCAGGGTACTCAGAGCTGTGCCTTGCAGACACAtgccccttccctgctgtgctgtctgGGACCTTTTTCCTCCCCATGAAGACAGCCAGTGGGCTGCAGGGTGCTGCTGAGGGTCCCAGGTTCTGCTGCCTGACTCCCACCCTTTGTCTTGCCCCAGGTTGATCCTGTGTGCCCTCCTGTGCTGCACGGTGCTGCTGGTGGTCCTCTGCAACGTttttgggctgctgctggggccccTGGGGCTGAAGGAAGGTGTGCTGCCCACACAGCGCAGCAGCCTCTCTGATGCTGGCGGGAACTTCTTCATGGCGTGAGGCTCAGCTGGCTGCCAAGGCCACGTGTGGGAGCGGTGGGAtgggtgggcagggctgctctgggaacactCGAGCTCCTAAATCATTTTGCTGCAGCTTAATGGCTGCCCCGTGGTGACTCCCCGTGCAGGTGGTAAATTGAGGGTCAATCATGGTGCTGGTGAGAGGTGTTTGGGGGGAGCCCGTTTGGCCCATGATGGCAGCGAGGCCTGGCAGTGTGAGCGtgggccctgcagctctgcgGGGGAGTGCCGGCTTCCAGAGCTGTGGGGAGCTATTGTGGAGTCCAAGCTCCAGGGCAGAGCCTGGTTGTGCTCTGGGGTCTGAAGGCAGAACAGAGACAAGCTTGTGGGAAGGGTGGTGTTCCCACAACTGTGGGAGTGAGGGGTGTGCAGCCCCCGGATTCCGTGAGCTGGGGGCAATGTCAGCatcagtgctgggctgctggTGGTGATGGCATTTCTGTCCCGGCAGAGGGGTTGGCTTCAGTTTCATCTTCTACTGGCTGCTCATGCTGCTGGTGATGATCACCTTCGTGGTGGGGGGGAACATTTACATGCTCCTCTGTGAGTCCTGGCACAACCAGCAGCTCTTCCAGGTAAGCTTGCTGTGGGGAAACTGCCTGGAGATACTGCTTCCTAAtgagggctgctgctggggcagaggcagcaccaGCCATTTCATATGCTCTTCCAAGGTGTCCTGCCCTGCACTATGTCTAGTTTCTCCATGTCTTTCCTTGCTCTTAGCTCCTGGACACCCCTGGCAAGATCCCTAACTTCAAtctctcagagctgctgggcctgAAGGGTGACACAACAAACTTCTCAGAGATATACAGGTGGGTCCCAGCCCTGACACGGTGTCCTTGGTGGGGTAGAGCTGCTCAATGCCCTCAGATAAtctccaggagcagggcagcttgCCCTGCCTACCCAGGCTGTCGGTAGGCACTGATCACAGGGAAGGAGCAAGGTGCAACCTACCTGCACAGGTGAGGACATGCTCCTGTGAGAAGGCGGCCTCACCTGCCCTGTTCTAAACCCCATGGCCCatcctgcaggcagtgccagcacgACGCGTCCCTGTGGCAAACTCTGCACTTGGACCAGAGCGTGTCCCTGGACGAGCTCCTGAATATCAGCCAGGTGAGCATGGGGGGACCGGGGTCTTGAGGGCACGCtactcacactcacactcttGCACACTGCTCACACTACTCACACTCTTGCACACTACTCACACGCACACTTGCACACTACTCTCACTACTCACACTCTTGCACACTACTCACACTCTTGCACACTACTCACACTGCTCACACTCACTCACACTCTTGCACAAGggctgaggggacagtgaggggccAGCACATGTCCCATCATGGCCCCCTTTGCTCTGGCAGTACGCAGGAGACATCTCCACAGCTTTTGAGAAGATGGACATCACCCTAAGCCCCATCTCCCTGCTCAACCAGAGCCAGAAGGACCTGCTGCTGAGGGCCAGTCAGGCTGCACAGCCTCCCAACTTCACCCTCACCCTGGagcaggtgtgctgggtgtaGCCTGGTCTTGGGATCGGGGTGGGGGGATTGGATGTGGGTTGAGGAGCTTCTATTGCACTCTCCTTTTTGCTGCTGGGAGAGTCCTCTGCCATCTGTGCACCCTGTTAGGGTAACAAGGCACATCCTCTGCCTAGAAGGCCCTGGCTCCACTCTGTCCCACAAAGAAGGGGTTTAGCTCCCCTTGTGAACCTCAGTCCTCATTCTCATGGCTCTGTCTCTGCCTTTTCCAGCTGGATCAGAATATTATCCAAGGAAGCCTCCTGGATCTGGCTGTAGAGTTGGAGCAGCTGGCAGAAAATGTGGTGAGAGACCATGAGACCCCAGGGCCATAGCCagcctgtccccaaagccactgGTTACTGGGCTCCTCTGTGCCTACCTGGGTGTTGAGGGgaggcccagagctgggcactgctgactgCAGCGCTTGCAGAGCACAGATGTGAAGAAGGACCTGGAAGATAATGCTCGTGAACTGAGGGATCTGGAAAAGGAGATGCAGGGGAACTTCTCTGGGCCACTGGTGAGCGAcgctggggtgtcctggggatgctgggctgggcttcCCTAGAGCTCAGACCCtgctggcagggtctggggcTGCACCTCTGACTCCCCTTCTCTGTCCCCAgcaaaatctgaaggagaacaTCCACTCAGtgcagagtggggctgcccAGCTGGAGGTAAGCTGCACAAGGGGAGTGCATGCCAGTCCTGGGCACCCTGCAAAGCACCCTCGAGGTCCTGCAGTGGAGGTGGTGGGGCTGACCTGCAGTCTGGGGGCTGCGGTGGCACTCTTCAtgtgctgcaggggctgttcaTGGGGGCCATGAAGGTGGAGGGAGGCCATGGACCCTGCCAGGCACGGGCTCCCTCCACCTGAGGTACCTGGCACTACCAATGTGTACCTGGCACTAGCAGTGTGTCACTGCTGGGAGCACCACAGCTCTGAGAGGCTCTGCCCCAGGGAGTCCTGCTTGCAGGGCTGGTGAAGGGCAGAGACCCCTCTTAGATCACAGTGCTGAGAACACCTTTCACCTCAGGGACAGACAACAGCTGCACTGGACAAAGCCAACAAAACCCAGGAATTCCTGGAGAGGGAGATGCCAAGCATCATCAAGAACGTGAGCTTGCCTTGCCCTGCTGTCAGGTTACACACCAGACCCCCTCACCAAGACCTCCCTCTATACAGGGAAGCCAAACCTTGGCTGGCTGCTCATCCTGCCTTCCCTGAGTGTCTCTTGCACCTCTGAATGCCCCCTTCCCTTATGGCATCCCAGGGTGGGGTGAAGCATTCAGCcctgttgctgctgggctgAGGTGGTCTGAGAGCCCCCCGATCCTGACATGGAGGGGGCTGGTGGTGCAACATCTCCACTCTGTGCTTGCCCCTCCAGGAGACATTGGCCTTCCTGGAGCAGCTGTTGGATTTCTTTGAGACCTACATTTCATGGGCCAAGAGCAGGGTAAGCTGAGCCTTCCTCAGTGaagtggagagaaagggagaatgAGCTGCAAGGCTTGGTGGATGCTGACATATgctgtccccaccatgtccccaggtgacaAAAGATGTGGCACGTTGCAAGCCCATAGCTCAGTCCTTGGATGATGTGGAGGTCATTGGCTGTGACTATATCATGGACTCTGTGGTGAGTGGGGCAGCAGTGTGTAGAGTGACACACACCTGTGGAGTGGCACCGAGGTCCTCTTGTCCTCCTCATGCACAGGATAAGGGATGCAGGGAAGGATCAGGGATGCACAGGAAGCagtgctcagctcctgcccagcaAAGTGCTGTGGCTAAGAGGAAGGGCCAGGCTCTGAGAAGGAGTGGGTGGTTAttggggagcactgggagcagaacAGATGCTCCCAGTCACTCTCTGGACCTCATGGCTCTTCCTGCACCCTATGCAGAATGCCTTCTGGTTCAGCCTGGGCTGGTGCACCTtgttcctgctgcccagcaTCGTCCTGTCTGTCAGACTTGCCAAGTTTTACCGCCGCATGGATATTGCTGATGTGTAcaggtgaggagcagccccGCCCCTGGGACCACACTGGGTGTGAGGTCCCCCCTGCCACCTGCTCCTTCATGTCCTGTGGTAGCCTGTGGGGCTCATGCTAAAGCAATGTGGGCTGGGGAGAACCTGAGAGGTGACTTGGGGCCCTCAGCCTCTGAGGATGGGCATGTTCTGGAGCttttctctgcctgctctgaaCCTCCTGGTAGGGAGGGCAGACTAAGGTGAATTCCCTTTGGAGGAaggagcctggcagggctgcagccacagcctggctCAAGTCCACCACCTGACTCACTGTGTTTTGCACCATTTTtgtgctggagctctggcatgggagcccagggatgctgtgcAGAATGCAGTGTGCTGTGTGGTTGGTGGCATTGCCACGAGGGTGCAGTGCTTGCTCACATGCCTGTGGCCACCAgtgtcctggggctgtcccccagccctctgGGACActctgcctggcagctccaccaccagcacaggcactgaCCCCTGGGGACAGTGAGCAGTTTCTAGCTGGATTTCTGACTCCTGAGGGCTACCTCATGGCCCTGtggtgcagctgctgtgctgggggttccccagctcctgccaccccTCTGAGCTGGCTGGAGACACAGGCTCAGCTGCCCAGGAACCTCAGGGAGCTCAAGctgaggcacagggagctggtgctgctgagcgtggggccctgctctgcctgcctggggaAGGGGCACTGATGCTTTGGGGGGCTGTAAGAGCCAGTGCTCTCTGATCAGACCAGACAGCCAGGATGGAGGGGACCACAGCACCCTGAGGCTCATTTGCTCTCCTTTTATGACCCATGGGAGACCCTGTCCTACCATGAGATGTTGTCCTGTCCTACAAGGCATCTTCTTGCCCCACTAACACTGTCccctcttttttctcccctctagGAATGAAGACTTTGAGATGTAAGCTACTTACACTGCCAGGTCCCTTTGTGGGGTGGGAGGCAGCCCCTGTAGGTACAGGGGGGtcaggggacagagggagggGGTGGGGACCAAGGAATGTGCTGGTATCAGAGGATGGCTGTGAAGGTGGGACTTGTGTAGTGCATGCAGTTGTGGTGTCCCCTATCATCTTCCCACACTCCCAAGactggaggtgctgctggtCCTACTCTCCCAAgctggtgggtttggggaaggtGTCTCCATACCCTATTTCCTGTGGGGCTAGGTGATAGGAGTGTGATGATATTTGACCATCCCAGTGCATCCTGAGCTGTCCCTTACCCCCCTCTGTGGCTGACATATGTGACCTTGGTTTTGCAGGCCACCAACATTCAACTCCTACAAAATCCCCAGGCCTTCCACAAGGCATTAGCTCCCATCACCCACAGATGGAAGAAATGGACAGACCCCCCACTTGAAAAATgtgattatttatttttgcaggGAACCTGCCTGTTTCCAGGGCTGTAATTTTTGGTGTCAAATAATAAAtggtgtgtttgtgtgcacTGTGGGATGTGACTGTGCTCCTCAGGTCTAGCAGTGATGGAAgtaagcagggctggaaggtaCCCCACaagctgaggctgtgcctgggACCACGGGGCTCTTTCTGCTGTTCCcaagtgtgctctgcccacatCCAGCCTATGGGTAgatacaggatcactgctcagTGTGACCATGACTGGGTGATGTCCCCTCACTGGGCTGCCCTTTGCACCTCTGACTGGATGAGTGCCAGGTCCCTCCCTGGGACAAGGCGCACAAAGAGCCTCCTGTCTATAAAGTGCCACCCCAAGCTGTCCCCAGCACATAAGCCCTTCCCTCTGGCAACCCTAGCATGTATCATCTGTCGATTTCCAGTGAGTTTATGGGGTGCTTGCAGCCTACACTTCCTTCTCTCTGTAAGATACGGTGCCATGGGTACTTTCTGTGCTCACCTCTGCACACACTGTGCTCTGCACAGATAAATCAAGGGTGACTTGGTCTGGACCCTTGGGCTGAGTTCAGGTATTGCTTTGTGCTGCTCCTTGGTGAAAGTGCAGGGCCCATCCTGAAAGCTGTGTCAGGCACAGGGGATATACGTGAGCAGCTTGACTCATTTCCTTTGTGGCAAAGTCCAAGTTTCTCTGGAGCAGAGTGAGGGCCAGGCCAGCTCCCCCTCCACTATGTGCATCTCTTACCGCTTTTTCCACTTGCCTTCAGATCCAACTGCTGGTTTTTCCTTTGGCCTTTATCTGAGGCTGCACCAGCCTTACCTCctgctgtctcctcccagcagAATCTGACTGCAGAGAGAGCCCTGGGCTTGCCTGTAAATCAGCTCAATCTGTCCTTCAGGTTGCTTTGGCCCCTGTTTCCCCCAAGGATGCTCATGCTTCCTGGTTCTTGGTGTGAGATATCGGAAGCATTCAGCTCAGTTTTCTGCCCTGGACCCTCAGCCTCCAGAATTCTATTTCTGTTTGTCTGGGGCCCATACATGGAGACTTCTGCCCCCAGGCCTCAGGCTGTCCCTACTGCGTCATGTTCCCACTTCCTCCTCCCTTGCTGTGCCTCGGGGATGCTGTGTctcacacagcactgctgctggctTTGTGGGCATTGCttcttccctgctctctgtTTTCTGCAGAGCCAGTGCTGGAAGGCAGGGAGCTTCAGTCTCattcactgtgtcactgtggctACCTgcacccaaacccagccctggcaATGAAGATATCCCCCCAaatgactgcacagcctttgCCAAGGTGTGGGGCTTGCTCTCAGCAGCTCCCCACtcagtgcagctccagggcagtgTTCCAATCTCTGGAGCCATGGCTCTAAGAGGTGCTGGGTTCCATCCATTATCCTCCTCCCAAACAGCCCTGGGAGGGGGCTGAGACCAGAGTCAGGCAAGGCCACCAGCTGCCTGGAGAGAAGGCAAGGACAGCTCATTACAGAATGCCCACAGTGGATGCCACCAGCTCTCCTTTCAGGCCCCACTCCCTCCACTCACGTGTGGCAGCTGCCAGAGTGAGAGGGAAACTCACAGTGCCCCATGGCCACAGCACAAGGACCCCCCCAAGGAAGGTCTCATCAATAACCAGCCAGTCTCTAGGGAACCATTGCAGCAGTTTCTCTTCCTCTTTGccaggcctttttccaccacGGGGACTTTCCACAGCCAAGGCTTTCTCTGGGGGAGACCCTGCCACACCTTTACAATGGTTTCACAAACAATAATCTCTCCAAcggcagctctggcactgcaggaTTTTGTTGGGCCAGCCAGGTGCTCTCTGTTGCTAGTTTTCCTAAAAAATAGAGAATTTGCAGCtcttgagaaaaaaatcctccctTCCTCAACTCTCTGTTGGgcccagccacagctgtgcaTGGCCTGATGGcccttccctgtggcacagagctgcagcctgccTGTGCAGACTCTGCCTCTGTGGCTTCACAGTGGTGAGCAGCTGAGTACCACAGAGGGAATGAGCTGCCTGggcaagctctctgagcccagctctACCAGTTGTGAGCCATGctgggcagcaccagggagaTGAGCCTGGCCACTTTTCACCAGAGGCAAAACAAGACTGCCCTCCTCCTGAGGGTGTGTACCCTCATAACATCCACCACCACCTCAGCAGTTCTTTAGaacctttatttttaaaaggagtCTGTCTTCCACACTTAAGACCACTCTCAAGAGGATTAATGCAGGTGAATCTCCCGCAGCCCAACAAGGCACCAGACAGCTCCTTTACACCAGAGCCCAGAATGCAGGGGCAAAGCCACAGCGAGGGTCTCCCTCTGGGTGGAGGGGACCAGCACCTGAGAGAGGCTGGAACCTGGATCTTCCTGCACAAACTGCTCTCAAGTTACATCGATTTTTGCAAACAGAGGCACAATATGAGCCAGACAATCCTGACAAAGCCCCTTTGTATGCAAAGGGCAAAGGTAGAGGAGATGGGAACAGAGGGCTCGGGTGTCCTGCAGCATAATCTAAGCTTCCacaaaggaaaggggaaggcagggccagccccaAGCTCTCATAGCCTGCTGCAAGCTTCTCAGCTCAGCAGAGAGTTTGGGTACTGTCTGGGACGGAGAGATAAGGGAATTAGGCTGCTCTTTTCAGCTAAGTAGCTGCAATCAGTCACAGCTACAGGACTgatcccagaggagctgtggccaGACAATGTGTGGACTGCTGCAACTGCCagcgtgtgtgctgggatccccagTGCCATGGAGCTGTGCCACACTGGCCTTTAGCATCTGACTgagcccaaagcagcagcactcagtgaccctgctgcaggaaacatgctctgtttctgtttcacaggcagagcttggaggtaCCACCCAGTTCACTGAGGGGTTCAATGGGGGGGAAGGACTGTGTACTGCCTACCACTCCACCACCAGTACCAGAGCATCAGGGAAGTAGAAGTGGAGCTAGAAAGGagcaaaacaaactgaaaacaaagtgCTTTGGGCAGGGAGCAGTTCTGTAGTTTTGTAGTGCAGCCAGCGCTTTCATCTGCAAATGCACCTGGCATTTGCTCCTCCACTGGCACACACACAATTGCACTTGCTAGGAATAACCAGAAAGCCTGCCCTGGCTCAGAGATCCCCCAACCTCAGCCACCAACAGGCTCTTCAAGATGCTGCAAGGATGCTTCAGAAAGCAGCAGGCTTCTGTACTGCCAACACAGGTAGGATTTCCCTTCCTTGTGCACCCAGGGCTTGGGATGACACTGTCCTTCCCCCCTTCACACACTGTCATCCTGTAGCAGTGCTGAGGGTGAGGAAGTCCTTGCCATAGATGGCTGAGGAACATCATCAGCCACTgcttttgaggggattttgtgCTCTCGTGGTGGggtgggaggggggaaggtgctgctctgcagggcatcAGAGTACATCTCATCCTGGACACTGGGACGCTGCACAACCCTTTGCAGCAGTGGCTTAAGCAAGCCCACAGTCAGCTGGTTCCCCTCACTGGAGAAGGGCACTGGCTTCTCCTGGGAATGAGGGAGGTGCTGCAGGACCGTGGTGAGGATGTCTGAGGCGGTGAGCTCAGCAGGGCACAGCGGCCACAGCCTGTCCAGGTAAGGGTCCAGCTCCCGGTGCTGGGCAAACTCAGCCAGCAGTGTGATGAATATCTCCTTGTTGAGCAAGGGGCTGAGTTTGGAGAACTTCTCTGCCACCTCCACCACCCGCTGCCACCGCTTCAGATGGATGAGAAGGTGCAGAGCTTGCAGCACAGCCTTAGGCCtcttgctgcagagcagcagttcCAGCTCCATCTCCTCATCTGCCTCGCCGTGTTTGTTCTTTCGGGCCAGCACTCCCAGTGCTCTCTTGTACAGTGGCACCCGGCCCTCTGGGCCCTCCTTGCTGCCGTATGACCAAGAGCTGCTAACGTACTGCTGGGTCAGCTCCACAAAGCTGGGCAGCCACTTGGGTTTGAACCTCAGGAAGGAGGCACAAATGAGCTCAAAGAGCGGGACCATTCCATTCTGACccacctcctccagctgcgGCTGACACAGGACCTTCTTCCATACCTCTGGGGTGGCCCTGGCTACCAAGAGGCCATCTCcattctgctgcagctgcaggcagctccttGTGGCCTTCCAGGCAGCCTTGGGGAAGGAGGCAAAGACAGAGTTCAGATAGGCCAAGTTGTCTTTGTCCATGTCAGACTGCAGAATGCGGCTGACCTCCTGCTCCACCAGCTCCTTGCAGTAGCTTTCCACCTCACTCTCTGTGGCGCACACCACACAAGTCTTGAGGAGCTCCAGGCTCATgtagctctgcagctccaggctcacTGTGCTCAACAGCTTGGTGTAAGAATCTTGTAGGCTTTGGGCTGGCTTCTGCTTCTGGtggaggctgtgctgcaggatggCAGCGAGGACTACAGGAGCCTGGAACGTACCACCCTTCTTCAACTTCTCCACTGTCAGCTTGGAGCTGCTGAGGCTTCTCCTCTGATAATATCTGCAGGCCTCCTCAAACACCATCTCCACCAGGCATGGCTCAGGCCTGCTGTTGTCCTCAGGTTTGGAAAAGCTAAGGCTGTAGATGCCACTCTGACTGAGGACCTGGATACTGTCCTCCTCTCCCTGAGACTCCAGGAAATGCACCTCTTTCATGCTCAGGACTTCCTTTTCTACAAGCCTTCCACTGTTCTGGTCGACAAGGTACAGCACTCCAGCCAgcacacaggccaggatgctgCCAAAACTCTTCAGCTGGACAGGACTCCCGTGGGCCAGGGGGCCGCCCTCCAGGTCAAAGATATGCCTCTGTGTCCCATCTGGCTCCACGATATTCACAGAACCCTTTGTGCTCACCAGCAGCAGACCCCCGTTGTTGGACACAGTGGAGGTGTGAATGTCCAGAGGCGCAAAACCTGAGAGAAGGCCCACAGAACCCAGCAGGAGCTTCTTGAAGTCTGACTCGCTGCTGGAGCGCAGCACCTTGCTGTGGATGAAGCCCGCAGAGGGGGCTGTGATGGTGAACTCTGCCTTCTCTGGATGCCAGATGAGGAGGAATTTGGAAGTGGTGGCGAAGCCGGCAGCAGCAGGCACTAGGAAGACAtgctggggagaggccaggacctGGTACTCGGGGCTGTTGTGCAGGACTATCCTCGCAGTGCCCAGCCGCACgccctgctcccccagctccagagcaCGGGCACAGACACAGAACCTGAAGGCACACTTGCTCACGTCCGAGTGAGCGCCCAGCGGCGGCCTCTCCTCACACCACACCAGGCTGGCTCCCTGGCTGCACACGGACACCACTCGTGCCCGGGCGCCCTGGCACAGTTCCAgggtctgcagcagctgccagcccacGGCCACCACGAAGTGCCACACCTCGGTCCGGCCGTGTTCCCACACCACGGCCAGCACCCACGAGTCCGGTaccacagggctctgcaggaagAGCAGTCCCACAGGGGCTGGCTGGGGCGGctgccagctcctctccaggTCGGCTCCAGCGATGCTGTGGCGCTGGAAGGCCACCAGCCGCGGCAGGGCGGGCGGCCGGCTcttctgcaggagcaggacatgTTGCCCGTCGGGGCTGGACTGGACGCGGCTGGGCTCTTCTCCGCGGCACAGCAACTCCCGCAGCCAGTGGCCTCGGCTGAAGTCACTCAAGTCGGAGACCCGCCGCAGCTTCATCCTGTCAGCGACAGCGTGCAGCAGGGCGAGCTGGGGCACGGAGCCACAGCCAGCACTCAGCCCCTCCCGGCGCCCCGCCACACCCTGCTCCCGATACCCGGCTCCCTCGGCTCTCTAGGAGGCCCCCACGGCCACCTTCCCCCCGCGGTGAGCCGGTTCCGCGGCAGCGACTCCCAGGGACCGGCCGCGCCCGGAGCTCGCCGCACAGCCAGCGCCGCCCGGGAGAACTCCGCGCTGTCCCGACACGCCGGATCCCCCTCCCGCCGGGACCCACCTGCCGCGGCGGCGACTGACGGCCGGGCCCGGGCCGGGCCAGCGGCAGCTCCGCTCAGCGCTGCGCAGTCACGGGGCCGCGGGTTTCCGGGCGGAGCCGCTCCGCGCCGCCGCGGGCCGGCCCGCTCCTACTTCCGCCGCCGGTGCGGAGCGGGCTGCGGGGGCGCGTCCCGAGGGCGACCCGCGGGTCCCCGCAGACGGCTGGGCCATTTCTTACCGGCGTGCGTGTGTACGTGCGTGTGTCAGTGTCCGCGGGGCGAGCCGAGCTCCGGCCGGCCCGGGGAGGAGcctccccgcccgccccgcctgCGGGAGCCGCGACCGCGCGGGGAACCGGCGGGCGCACGCGCGGCGCCTGCGCGGTGTGcggggagcggctgcccgcaGGTGAGTGCGGGAGCGGCGGGGGGGACGCGGGACCCcgcccgcggggccgggcgccgccCGCTGCCCCTCCGGCACCGGGGGCTCCGCCGCTCCGGGGGCTCCGCCGCTCCGGGGGCTCCGCGGGGCGGGTGCGCTCCCCGCCGCGAGGGGCCTCGCCGGGTACCGGCACTTCGCTCCAGGGCCGCTCGCTGTCCACCCCGGTTAGCTGCGGGAGCGGCCGCACGCAGCCCGTGCAGCGGGAGGCGCTTCTCATGGCCCGCCGGTAACGGCGCGGTGCCCCGGTGCGTGCCCCGGGTGCCGCCCCGAGGAGGCCTCGGGGCCTGCCGCAGCCCAGCCCTTCGGTGCTCGTGGGCCGCGCCGACCCCGGCTGCCTGCTGGTGCTTGGGGCTCGAGATAACTCTTAGGGAAAGAACGAGCGTTCGCTGATCATTCCAGTTGTGTGGTTTACCTCGATCTTCTCCCAACACTTGTGCGGGCAAAGCAAAGGGGAACAGCAGCAGGGGCAAAGCAGTGGGAGCTTGCAGTGTTTATTGTGCTGGAGGCAGAGGCACTTGCTGCAGGAACAAGCTGCGGCCTCGGTCTAACCCTGTTGCGTATGTCACTGTAGCAAAGTTTGTTCAGCAGCAGAGCCTGTAACCCGAATGTATGGTGAGAGCCGGTTAGGGGGAGTGGGTGGGTGGAATATGCAAAGCAACAAGATAATTTGAGTCATTGCCATACGTGGTGGCTGCAGTTCACCAGCTGTTTGAGCTCTAGTAGGAAATGTGACAAAAATGTACAAGAGGAATTTCAAGGGGAGGAAAGGACAACAGTTTGGCTTTCCAGTGATAATAGGTTGATCCACAGTGTCATTTATAGCACTTTGGCTCTGTGCAAAGAGATACTGTGGGCAGGGTACATACAGTGTAAAAAAGTTAAACAGTTATTGGCTAGCATGCACAAAAGGAACAGTGAGGCCTTAATGGGCTGCTGGGCTAAGCATTCATCTGCTCCCTCCCCCAGCTAACACACCAGGCAGCCATGCAGACATCCCTTAGGAGGGGAAGGGTcagcctctgctgctcagaG includes:
- the HPS6 gene encoding BLOC-2 complex member HPS6; translated protein: MKLRRVSDLSDFSRGHWLRELLCRGEEPSRVQSSPDGQHVLLLQKSRPPALPRLVAFQRHSIAGADLERSWQPPQPAPVGLLFLQSPVVPDSWVLAVVWEHGRTEVWHFVVAVGWQLLQTLELCQGARARVVSVCSQGASLVWCEERPPLGAHSDVSKCAFRFCVCARALELGEQGVRLGTARIVLHNSPEYQVLASPQHVFLVPAAAGFATTSKFLLIWHPEKAEFTITAPSAGFIHSKVLRSSSESDFKKLLLGSVGLLSGFAPLDIHTSTVSNNGGLLLVSTKGSVNIVEPDGTQRHIFDLEGGPLAHGSPVQLKSFGSILACVLAGVLYLVDQNSGRLVEKEVLSMKEVHFLESQGEEDSIQVLSQSGIYSLSFSKPEDNSRPEPCLVEMVFEEACRYYQRRSLSSSKLTVEKLKKGGTFQAPVVLAAILQHSLHQKQKPAQSLQDSYTKLLSTVSLELQSYMSLELLKTCVVCATESEVESYCKELVEQEVSRILQSDMDKDNLAYLNSVFASFPKAAWKATRSCLQLQQNGDGLLVARATPEVWKKVLCQPQLEEVGQNGMVPLFELICASFLRFKPKWLPSFVELTQQYVSSSWSYGSKEGPEGRVPLYKRALGVLARKNKHGEADEEMELELLLCSKRPKAVLQALHLLIHLKRWQRVVEVAEKFSKLSPLLNKEIFITLLAEFAQHRELDPYLDRLWPLCPAELTASDILTTVLQHLPHSQEKPVPFSSEGNQLTVGLLKPLLQRVVQRPSVQDEMYSDALQSSTFPPPTPPREHKIPSKAVADDVPQPSMARTSSPSALLQDDSV